From Campylobacter pinnipediorum subsp. caledonicus:
TTGAGATCAAATTTGCAGACACAGATAAGGCTGTTGTTATAAATGAAGCTATAGAGCTTGCAAAAGAGCTTGCAAGTGATACAAGCCCTAGATTTGTAAATGCAATATTAGATAAGGTTAGTAAATAAATGAAGCTTTGTGTAGCGCTTGATATGCAAAGCTTAGATGAAAATTTAAATCTCGCAAGAGGTTTAAATGGTCTTGATATATGGATGAAAGTTGGACTTAGAAGCTATCTTAGAGATGGGGCTTTGTTTTTAACTGAGCTAAAAAAGATGAATTTTAAAATTTTTTTAGACCTTAAACTTCACGATATACCAAACACAATGGCAGATGCTGCTGAGGTTATAGCTGATCTTGGCATAGATATGACAAATATCCACGCAAGCGCCGGAAAAAGAGCTATGAGCGAGGTCGCAAATAGACTAAGTATAAAGTCAAGTCGCCCATTGCTCTTTGCTGTGTCAGCTCTTACTAGTTTTTCTCAAGATGAGTTTTTTGATGTTTATAATGAAACTATAAATAATCGTGTTAGGAAATTTAGTATAGATGCTTATGAGTGTGGTCTTGATGGGATGGTTTGCTCTGTTTTTGAAAGCAAACTTATAAAACAATCAACAAGCAATAGCTTTTTAACACTAACTCCGGGCATTAGACCATTTAAAGAGTCATCAGATGATCAAAACAGAGTAGCTGATATAAATACCGCAAAAGAAAATTTAAGCGATTTTATAGTGGTCGGTCGCCCTATATATAAGTCTGACAACCCAAGAATGGTTGTAGAAAAGATACTATCTGAGATTTAAAATTTTAAATAAAATTTAACAATTTAAATATCTGTAAAATATTCAAAGTGTATATTATCTTATTTATACACTTTGAAAAATAATTGTAAAAAATTACAAGTCTATATCAAAATAACTATAAATTGATTATAAATTTTGTAGCTTTTTGTGATAATTATGAAGAATAATTATTCTCATAAAGGACTAACTTGAGTTGGTGCCATTGTCTTTTTATGTGCTACTTACTATTTTATACTACTTTACCTAGTATAGCTGCAAGTTTTAATGAGTCTCTGTTTTATGTTCAAATTTCTATCATAAGCTATCAGTAGCTATATCTTTTTTACCCCGCTTTAAATGTCTGGTTTGCTTGAGCGATACTTTGTGGCAGGTACTTGCCTAATTTAAAAAATTTAGTAGAAAATTATACTGGAAAGGTTTTACGTTATTTTCTTTTGGGCTTGTTTGTTTGACTATAGAATTGATTTTATTGCGGAGCCTGGGTTTTTTATTTAAAGTGCTTTTATTGTCTTGTTTAGTGGTTTGCTTATGGTGCCGATGTGTTGGTTCTCTTTGCTTGTTCCAATCCAAACGTGCGCTGTTTTGATTGAGTTTTTATAGCATATATTTTAAAGAAAATAAGCTATAAAACAGTATTAATATCAGTTTCTATTTTTACTATGGCAATGGGAAATAGTGCTTCCATGTTTACAATAGTTATTTTATGTGGATTTTATGGTCTATACTGTTTACTTCCAGTAATGCATTAGTCATTATAAGATAGCTAAAATTTAGCCGGTTCGTTATTTATCATGCTTAGTGTTATACAGCAAATATGCATAGGTGTTGGCATTGCTGTTGCTTTATGCTTTTAAGTTTTATAAAGACAGCATTGGAGATAGTGCTAAAATTACAATATTCTTTTGGTTATATATTTTTAAATAAGTGCTTTAGCGTTATGCTGATTTGGCTTTTGGCTATTTACATAAAGATGAAGGTAAATCTTTACAATAATCAAAACTCTTTTTCTAGCATATCTAGATCAAAAAATTCAACGTTTTGAAGAAGTTCTTTTTTTTCGTGAGTTATTAAAACAAATGCTTTTTTTTCATTTAAAATTTCTAAGACTAGATTGGTTTTTTCTTTATCTAGCTCTTTAAATGGCTCATCTAATAGATATAAATCAGCATATCTTACTAGCATTCCAGCTATTGCAACAAGCCTTTTTTCCCCACCAGATAGATAATATATAGAGTTATTTTTAAGATGTGATATTTTTAGTCTTTCAAGTATGTTGTTTGATAATCTTTCAGCTTCTTTTGCGTTTACACCATCTACTAAAAGTGAAAAAGCTACATCCTCAATAACGTTTGGGGCTATAAACTGATCATTGCTATCTTGAAACAAATATGCTATTTTTAAATCAGGGCGAGTTTTTATATTCTCTTTGCAATCATCTTTTAATCCAGCTAAAAGTGATAAAAAAGTGCTTTTCCCTCTGCCGTTATTTCCGTGTATTACTATTTTTGAGTCTTCTTGTATATCTAAGTTTATGTTTTGTAAGATGGTTTTGTCTTTGTATTTGAAAGATAAATTTCTAATTTCTACTAAATTTTTCATCAATTAATTATAATCCTATATAAAATATTTAAAACGCTAAGTATTAAAAGCATTATTTCTCCAAAATGTGCTTTTTCTGAATGCAAAAATGCAATTTTGTCTTTATATCCCCTTACTTTCATTGTATTAAAAATTTCAAATGCAAGATCAAGACTGGCAACTATATTTTTGCCTATTAAATTGGCATAACATTTGTATGTAAAAAATGAGGTTGTTAGGTTAACGCCTCTTGCTTTTAACGTTTTTGGTATTTGTTTGGTTTTTTGTAAAAAATCACTAAATAATCTTGAATTTATTACCATTATGGCTATAATTTTTTGTGGAAATTTAAGCTCATAAAGTGCTTTTGTAATAAAGTATTGATCTTTGTTAAATAGCAAACTAAGAACTAAAAGAAGTATTAAATTTGATCTTAAAAAGATAATTTTTGCATTTTGTATTTCGTTGTTTATAAGGTATGAAATGACTATAAAAAGGATAAATAAATTCAATCCAAGTAGCCAAAAAAATACACTTTTTTTATCAGGACATAAAAATAAAAACGCAAAAAATGGTATAAAAAAGTCAAATGCGCCAAAATCGTTTAAATTAAGCAATAAAAAATCATAAAGTATTATGCAAAGTAAGTAACAAACCGGTTTGTTCATAAAAAATCAGGCTTATATTTTAAGATAAAACGCAATGTAAATACTGATATAAAGCCTTCTATAAACATTAATGGTAGGTTAAATAATACGATCATATAAATAGCATATTCGAGTTTTGTACTATTTATAAGCAAAACCGCACACAATAATATAACGCTTAATAAAACCGGCAAAAAACCACCTATAAAAGATACTAAATTCGTATTTTTGTGTAGTTTGGGTCTTAAAAAATACCAAACCACAACTGCTGGAAATGCCATAATAAAGGTGTTTACACCAAGAACCCCTATGCCTCCAAACCCATAAAGCAGGGCTTGAAAAAATAGAGCTATCATTATAGCCAAAAACGAGTTTAAACCGCCAATTGCCCCAATCAAGCCGTTAAACAAAAGATGAACGCTTGTAGGCCCAACCGGTATGTGTATAAACGAACCTATAAAAAACAAAGACGATAGCATTGCAATTTTTGGCATGTCTTTGTTTTTTAATTTATAAAGTGCGTAGGCAGCTAATGAAGTAGATACAGCCCATCC
This genomic window contains:
- the pyrF gene encoding orotidine-5'-phosphate decarboxylase — translated: MKLCVALDMQSLDENLNLARGLNGLDIWMKVGLRSYLRDGALFLTELKKMNFKIFLDLKLHDIPNTMADAAEVIADLGIDMTNIHASAGKRAMSEVANRLSIKSSRPLLFAVSALTSFSQDEFFDVYNETINNRVRKFSIDAYECGLDGMVCSVFESKLIKQSTSNSFLTLTPGIRPFKESSDDQNRVADINTAKENLSDFIVVGRPIYKSDNPRMVVEKILSEI
- a CDS encoding ABC transporter ATP-binding protein, producing the protein MKNLVEIRNLSFKYKDKTILQNINLDIQEDSKIVIHGNNGRGKSTFLSLLAGLKDDCKENIKTRPDLKIAYLFQDSNDQFIAPNVIEDVAFSLLVDGVNAKEAERLSNNILERLKISHLKNNSIYYLSGGEKRLVAIAGMLVRYADLYLLDEPFKELDKEKTNLVLEILNEKKAFVLITHEKKELLQNVEFFDLDMLEKEF
- a CDS encoding CbiQ family ECF transporter T component: MNKPVCYLLCIILYDFLLLNLNDFGAFDFFIPFFAFLFLCPDKKSVFFWLLGLNLFILFIVISYLINNEIQNAKIIFLRSNLILLLVLSLLFNKDQYFITKALYELKFPQKIIAIMVINSRLFSDFLQKTKQIPKTLKARGVNLTTSFFTYKCYANLIGKNIVASLDLAFEIFNTMKVRGYKDKIAFLHSEKAHFGEIMLLILSVLNILYRIIIN
- the cbiM gene encoding cobalt transporter CbiM; protein product: MHISEGVLNNTIITAGWAVSTSLAAYALYKLKNKDMPKIAMLSSLFFIGSFIHIPVGPTSVHLLFNGLIGAIGGLNSFLAIMIALFFQALLYGFGGIGVLGVNTFIMAFPAVVVWYFLRPKLHKNTNLVSFIGGFLPVLLSVILLCAVLLINSTKLEYAIYMIVLFNLPLMFIEGFISVFTLRFILKYKPDFL